In Zonotrichia leucophrys gambelii isolate GWCS_2022_RI chromosome 6, RI_Zleu_2.0, whole genome shotgun sequence, one genomic interval encodes:
- the GDF2 gene encoding growth/differentiation factor 2 — protein sequence MCCFGVLAALSVFNIIACLTRGKPVEDWDRLSGMGKSDAHFHPGEAEDENHFNFKSFLENMKMDLLRSLNLSRVPSQVKTKEEPPQFMIDLYNRYAADKSSIPASNIVRSFSTEDVVSLDSPEENPFQKHILFFNISIPQYEEITRAELRIYITCHREVGSLSRLEGNMVIYDVLDDGHWENPESTKSSLVSHNIQECGWKMFEVSSAVKRWVRADRLETKNKLEVVIETKSLSGFTCGKLDVSVTPDTKNLPLLIVFSNDRSNGTKETKVELREMIVHEQESVLKKLGKNNTSSEEEQEGEEKAITGSHLHSSRSKRSVGANHCRRTSLHVNFEEIGWDSWIIAPKDYEAFECKGGCFFPLTDNVTPTKHAIVQTLVHLQNPKKASKACCVPTKLDSISILYKDDAGVPTLIYNYEGMKVAECGCR from the exons ATGTGTTGTTTTGGAGTATTAGCTGCACTGTCTGTTTTCAACATCATTGCTTGTTTGACAAGAGGCAAGCCTGTGGAAGACTGGGACAGGCTGTCAGGTATGGGAAAGTCTGATGCACACTTTCATCCTGGGGAAGCAGAAGATGAGAACCATTTCAACTTTAAATCTTTCTTGGAGAATATGAAGATGGATTTACTGAGGAGTTTGAATTTGTCAAGGGTCCCCTCACAAGTGAAGACCAAAGAAGAACCACCACAGTTCATGATTGATTTATACAACAGATATGCTGCAGACAAgtcctccatccctgcatccaacATTGTAAGGAGCTTCAGTACTGAAG ATGTTGTTTCTTTAGATTCACCAGAAGAAAACCCatttcagaaacacattttgttCTTCAACATCTCTATTCCACAATATGAGGAAATCACCAGAGCTGAACTGAGAATTTACATCACCTGTCACAGGGAAGTTGGGTCTCTCTCTAGGCTGGAAGGCAATATGGTAATTTATGATGTTCTAGATGATGGCCACTGGGAAAACCCAGAAAGTACCAAATCTTCCCTTGTCTCCCACAATATCCAGGAATGTGGTTGGAAGATGTTCGAAGTGTCCAGCGCTGTGAAAAGATGGGTCAGGGCAGACAGACTGGAGACTAAAAATAAGCTAGAGGTTGTTATAGAGACTAAATCTCTGAGTGGTTTTACTTGTGGGAAGCTGGATGTCAGTGTTACCCCTGACACCAAAAACCTGCCCCTGTTAATTGTGTTCTCCAATGACCGCAGCAACGGGACAAAGGAGACCAAAGTGGAGCTCCGTGAGATGATTGTTCACGAACAGGAAAGCGTGCTCAAGAAACTAGGGAAGAACAACACCTCATctgaagaggagcaggagggagaggaaaaggccATCACTGGATCCCACCTGCATTCCTCCAGAAGCAAGAGAAGTGTTGGAGCCAACCACTGCAGGAGAACTTCCCTCCATGTGAACTTTGAAGAGATTGGCTGGGATTCCTGGATCATTGCACCAAAAGATTATGAGGCTTTCGAGTGTAAAGGAGGCTGCTTCTTCCCTCTGACAGATAACGTCACCCCAACTAAACATGCTATTGTCCAAACCCTGGTGCATcttcaaaatcccaaaaaagccTCCAAGGCCTGTTGTGTTCCAACCAAACTGGATTCAATCTCCATTCTTTATAAAGATGATGCTGGTGTGCCTACTTTGATATATAACTATGAAGGGATGAAAGTGGCAGAATGTGGCTGCAGGTAG